The Cydia splendana chromosome Z, ilCydSple1.2, whole genome shotgun sequence genome window below encodes:
- the LOC134805220 gene encoding exosome complex component RRP4, with the protein MSGRVSIRLASERVNHSVASSTDLPRFYTPGEVITGMQDFMRGHGTSSVGDNLVASVAGVMQKVNKLICIQPIRSRYVGEIGDVVVGRVVEVQQKRWKVETNARLDSILQLSAVNLPGGELRRRSAEDEQMMRKHLQEGDLISAEVQNVFHDGSLSLHTRSLKYGKLPQGMLVKVFPSLIKRRKNHFHNLPCGISMIIGNNGYIWLSPQRQDIMAEENKEEIQNYETQPVSLADREAMARVKNCIAALVASQVMLDDTSINFAYEESLKYDAVKDFLAPEAMLDVAFLTQHRIKHLMDSYKMFHFNPLFVPRGASKPA; encoded by the exons ATGTCTGGTCGCGTTTCTATTAGATTAGCATCTGAAAGGGTTAATCATAGTGTAGCATCTAGCACAGATTTGCCCAGGTTTTATACGCCCGGTGAGGTTATAACTGGCATGCAAGATTTTATGCG TGGTCATGGAACATCATCGGTTGGCGACAATCTCGTGGCGTCAGTGGCTGGAGTCATGCAAAAAGTCAACAAATTGATCTGTATTCAGCCTATTCGTAGCCGCTACGTGGGTGAGATAGGCGATGTAGTGGTCGGGAGAGTCGTCGAGGTCCAACAGAAGCGATGGAAGGTGGAGACCAATGCACGTTTGGACTCGATATTGCAGCTTTCGGCCGTAAATCTACCTGGTGGGGAACTG CGCCGCAGGTCTGCAGAAGACGAGCAAATGATGAGGAAGCATCTACAAGAAGGGGACCTGATCAGTGCTGAAGTGCAGAATGTCTTCCACGATGGATCCTTGTCCTTGCACACTAGGAGCTTGAAATATGGAAAG TTGCCCCAAGGAATGCTGGTAAAAGTGTTCCCATCTTTAATAAAGCGGAGGAAAAACCATTTCCACAATTTGCCCTGTGGCATATCAATGATAATTGGCAACAATGGCTACATATGGCTTAGCCCACAGCGGCAGGACATTATGGCAGAGGAAAATAAGGAAGAAATACAGAATTATGAGACACAG CCCGTAAGCCTGGCAGACCGCGAGGCCATGGCGCGCGTGAAGAACTGCATCGCAGCGCTCGTGGCGTCGCAGGTGATGCTGGACGACACCAGCATCAACTTCGCGTACGAGGAGAGCCTCAAGTATGATGCTGTCAAAGACTTCCTCGCGCCCGAGGCTATGCTGGACGTCGCCTTCCTCACGCAGCATAGAATTAAACATCTAATGGATTCTTATAAAATGTTTCATTTCAATCCTCTTTTTGTACCAAGAGGTGCAAGCAAGCCTGCTTAA